The following are encoded in a window of Flavobacterium cupriresistens genomic DNA:
- a CDS encoding tetratricopeptide repeat-containing sensor histidine kinase, producing the protein MTKIRLLTTTILLFYSSLFFSQERQRAGDLMSIAIKSKAQKFKENHNFNLAQVYFSQGNWDSTLVYSMKEISIAKNKELIDYCHYFRGISFKEKKLLSESKKELSKISNDFQFLYKVKMKLGEVTLAQNDFKNALRYFQQVEKLTNTTAYDFKYSTVLHNIGLCYLHIKKNDKAEEYLFKGAELQEKEKDTLLLIGSYMDIATLYYEQYKDSQAIPYFEKAYHLSKKVKSFELKRTATKNMAVVEENRKNFPLALTYRKEYEAWKDSLNDQNKVWAIADLEKKFAVKQKQKEVNILEAENKVKKAERNGFLISSVLLLVLLGAGVYFYRQKIKSNKIILAQKNELDELNATKDKLFSIVSHDLRSSVNALKVSNGKLIENLENKKYTELDVLLHNNSTIAAGAYNLLDNLLNWALLQTQQAYFYQESLHLVSIVQHVEYNYKPLMLDKKLSYKNEVTASEYVFADLDSLKIIIRNFLDNAIKFSKENGTISVYSRPSTEDFCYLVIEDTGLGMSNASREELLKETVLLSKKKNDDIIGTGLGMQLCKSLIHKNGGKLDIESEENVGTKIIIALQKFKNHG; encoded by the coding sequence ATGACTAAAATTAGATTACTTACAACAACTATACTCCTTTTTTATTCATCATTATTTTTTTCTCAAGAACGACAACGAGCTGGGGATTTAATGAGTATTGCAATCAAATCGAAAGCTCAAAAATTTAAAGAAAATCATAACTTCAACTTGGCTCAGGTATATTTTAGTCAAGGTAATTGGGATTCTACTTTGGTTTATTCAATGAAAGAAATAAGTATTGCAAAAAACAAAGAACTTATAGATTACTGTCATTATTTTAGAGGAATTAGTTTTAAAGAGAAAAAACTTCTTAGTGAATCTAAAAAGGAATTGAGTAAAATTTCTAATGATTTTCAGTTTTTGTATAAAGTGAAAATGAAATTAGGAGAGGTCACACTAGCACAAAATGATTTTAAAAATGCATTGCGATATTTTCAACAAGTTGAAAAACTAACTAATACAACAGCTTATGATTTTAAATATAGTACCGTACTACATAATATAGGATTATGTTATTTACATATCAAGAAAAATGATAAAGCGGAAGAGTATTTATTTAAAGGAGCTGAATTACAAGAAAAAGAAAAGGACACCTTATTACTGATAGGGTCTTATATGGATATTGCGACCTTATATTATGAACAATATAAAGACAGTCAAGCAATTCCTTATTTTGAAAAAGCTTATCATTTATCCAAAAAAGTAAAATCGTTCGAACTTAAAAGAACTGCAACCAAAAATATGGCAGTTGTTGAAGAAAACAGAAAAAACTTCCCCTTAGCTTTAACCTATAGAAAAGAATACGAAGCCTGGAAAGATTCTTTAAATGACCAAAACAAAGTCTGGGCGATTGCAGATCTCGAAAAGAAATTTGCTGTCAAACAAAAGCAAAAAGAAGTAAACATACTCGAAGCTGAGAATAAAGTAAAAAAAGCTGAAAGAAATGGGTTTCTTATTTCTTCAGTTTTATTGCTGGTATTGTTGGGTGCCGGTGTTTATTTTTACAGACAAAAGATCAAAAGCAACAAAATCATCCTAGCGCAGAAAAACGAATTGGATGAGTTGAACGCCACAAAAGACAAACTGTTTTCTATCGTCAGTCATGACTTACGCTCTTCGGTAAATGCTTTAAAAGTAAGTAATGGTAAACTAATCGAGAATCTGGAAAACAAAAAGTATACAGAATTAGATGTTTTGCTTCACAACAACAGCACTATTGCTGCAGGTGCTTACAATCTGTTAGACAACCTGCTCAATTGGGCTTTGTTGCAAACCCAACAAGCCTACTTTTATCAGGAATCGTTGCATTTGGTATCGATCGTGCAACATGTAGAGTACAACTACAAGCCTTTGATGCTGGATAAAAAGCTAAGTTATAAAAATGAAGTAACGGCATCAGAGTATGTATTTGCTGATTTGGATTCGCTTAAGATCATCATTCGGAATTTTTTAGATAATGCGATTAAATTCTCTAAAGAAAACGGAACGATTTCGGTCTACTCGCGCCCTTCAACCGAAGACTTTTGTTATTTAGTAATTGAAGACACGGGATTAGGAATGAGCAATGCAAGCAGAGAAGAATTACTAAAAGAAACCGTTTTACTTTCTAAAAAGAAAAATGACGACATCATAGGAACCGGTTTAGGAATGCAGTTGTGCAAAAGCCTGATTCATAAAAATGGTGGGAAATTGGATATAGAAAGCGAAGAAAACGTAGGGACGAAAATAATCATTGCCCTGCAAAAGTTTAAAAATCATGGATAA
- a CDS encoding magnesium transporter CorA family protein yields the protein MKAFYKNNNNGLIEIKEWIPNCWISIESPTLEEKKYLLEELQIPEAFYNDIEDIDERPRMEAEDGWTLFILRVPIKSNDVKLPFQTVPVGLIFKEDICVTISFYETEIMSDFVVYTQRKNIEIKDNFDLVLRLLLSSSIWYLKYLKQINQKIKLAEDNLEKSIKNEELQALLQIEKCLVFFITSLKGNDVLFHRIRNLKAQKAHYDLDLLEDVEIELSQAQDTANIYSNILTGMMDAYASVISNNMNNIMKQMTSISIILMIPTLIASLYGMNVPNGLEESQYGIWILLFVSIILSVFGVFLFKRKRWF from the coding sequence ATGAAAGCCTTTTACAAAAATAATAACAACGGATTAATCGAGATCAAAGAATGGATTCCGAATTGCTGGATTAGCATTGAATCTCCAACCCTCGAAGAAAAAAAATACTTATTAGAAGAGCTGCAAATCCCTGAAGCCTTTTACAATGATATTGAAGATATTGACGAAAGACCCCGCATGGAAGCCGAGGATGGCTGGACTTTGTTTATTCTTCGTGTTCCGATAAAAAGCAATGATGTAAAGTTGCCTTTTCAGACTGTTCCGGTCGGATTAATTTTCAAAGAAGACATCTGCGTTACCATCAGCTTTTATGAAACAGAAATCATGTCAGATTTCGTCGTTTACACCCAAAGAAAAAATATTGAGATAAAAGATAATTTTGACTTGGTATTAAGATTATTATTGTCCTCCAGTATTTGGTATTTAAAGTACCTGAAACAAATCAATCAGAAAATAAAACTGGCAGAAGATAACTTAGAGAAATCTATAAAAAACGAAGAACTGCAAGCCTTGCTTCAGATCGAAAAGTGTTTGGTGTTTTTTATTACTTCTTTAAAAGGAAATGATGTTTTGTTTCATCGTATCAGAAATTTAAAAGCTCAAAAAGCCCATTATGATTTGGATTTATTGGAAGATGTAGAAATCGAATTGAGCCAGGCACAAGATACGGCTAATATCTACAGCAACATTCTTACCGGAATGATGGATGCCTATGCTTCCGTAATTTCCAACAATATGAATAATATTATGAAACAGATGACTTCTATTTCGATTATTCTAATGATACCTACTTTAATCGCCAGTTTGTACGGAATGAACGTTCCGAACGGTTTGGAAGAAAGTCAGTACGGTATTTGGATTCTCCTTTTTGTATCCATTATTCTATCTGTTTTTGGAGTCTTTTTGTTCAAAAGAAAAAGATGGTTTTAA
- a CDS encoding DUF4173 domain-containing protein, protein MKKIHFILVSSMLFILLFYNEALGVNLAIFGMVLTGLISYCFQDRFVDRSHLVLVITSVLSCIAFAWYGDFVSFLALVLSVLFLQFKTQETELKMIQIFPLIFLNGFASLGRVLMFSQWLPQRKVSNNLAKKLIAYVLIPAIFLMLFFVVYSFGSDHFSSLFTDYKLDIDILHLIVIACLGFYISFSFWNYWVPEICYEKNSMLDNDFDTTIEIENQNTFSFLDLEFERKSGEITLLLLNVLLLIFIGTYNYEQFFEVVKTTQLSADTHERVNSVIFSILMAVGVILFYFKGGFNFDEKATNLKRLAKLWIVLNGVLIVSTLIKNSEYVSFFGLTYKRLGVYAFLILAIIGLVYAFLKIIKQKTNAYLFNQMVWYFYGTVLLCSFVNWGNLITTYNISVNKGVEPRFLSNLNFNDETRRAYFLENDLNVLFVHDPREGEIQSHQRDSFLSKALYYEFINEKK, encoded by the coding sequence ATGAAAAAAATCCATTTTATCTTAGTCAGCAGTATGCTATTTATACTGCTTTTTTACAACGAAGCCCTAGGCGTTAATCTCGCTATATTTGGTATGGTCTTAACGGGTCTGATTTCGTATTGCTTTCAGGATCGGTTTGTAGATCGTTCGCATTTGGTTTTAGTGATCACATCAGTGCTCTCCTGCATTGCTTTTGCGTGGTATGGTGATTTTGTTTCTTTTTTAGCCTTAGTACTGTCTGTCCTTTTTCTCCAGTTCAAAACGCAGGAAACCGAACTGAAAATGATTCAGATTTTCCCACTGATATTCCTGAATGGCTTTGCTTCATTAGGGAGAGTTTTAATGTTTAGCCAATGGCTTCCACAACGAAAAGTCAGTAATAATTTAGCCAAAAAACTAATCGCTTATGTTCTGATTCCAGCCATTTTCCTAATGCTATTCTTTGTGGTATATTCTTTCGGAAGCGATCATTTTTCGTCTTTGTTTACCGATTATAAGTTAGACATTGATATTTTACACCTTATTGTGATTGCTTGTTTAGGCTTTTACATTTCTTTTTCTTTCTGGAATTATTGGGTACCGGAGATCTGTTACGAAAAGAATTCCATGTTAGATAATGATTTTGATACTACAATCGAAATTGAAAATCAAAATACCTTTTCCTTTCTGGATTTAGAGTTTGAACGAAAAAGCGGGGAAATCACCTTATTGCTTTTAAATGTGTTGTTATTGATTTTTATAGGAACCTACAATTATGAACAGTTTTTTGAAGTAGTAAAAACAACGCAACTAAGCGCCGATACACATGAGCGCGTAAATTCGGTTATTTTTTCTATACTTATGGCTGTAGGTGTGATCTTATTTTATTTTAAAGGCGGATTTAATTTTGATGAAAAAGCAACAAATCTAAAACGCTTAGCCAAACTATGGATTGTTTTAAACGGAGTATTAATCGTCAGCACCCTAATTAAAAACTCAGAATATGTTTCCTTCTTCGGATTGACCTACAAAAGATTAGGAGTATACGCCTTTTTGATACTGGCGATTATCGGATTGGTTTATGCGTTTTTAAAAATAATAAAGCAAAAAACGAATGCCTATCTTTTCAATCAGATGGTTTGGTATTTTTATGGCACAGTTCTTTTATGCAGTTTTGTTAATTGGGGAAATCTGATTACAACCTACAATATTTCGGTAAACAAAGGAGTGGAACCCCGATTCCTGAGCAATTTAAACTTTAACGATGAGACCCGCAGAGCGTACTTTTTAGAGAATGATTTAAACGTCCTATTTGTACATGACCCAAGAGAGGGTGAAATTCAGAGCCATCAAAGAGATTCTTTTTTATCTAAAGCGTTATACTATGAGTTTATAAACGAAAAAAAATAA
- a CDS encoding winged helix-turn-helix domain-containing protein, producing the protein MGIIDKLNKDFESRVRLGIMSILIVNEWIDFTEMKTLLNITDGNLASHSAALEKAQYIEIKKEFVGKKPKTSYSVTDLGRAAFKEHLNSLEKLMKF; encoded by the coding sequence ATGGGAATCATTGATAAATTAAATAAAGATTTCGAAAGTCGTGTCAGATTAGGTATAATGTCTATTCTGATTGTAAACGAGTGGATTGATTTCACCGAAATGAAGACGCTTTTGAACATCACCGATGGTAATTTAGCAAGTCATTCTGCTGCTCTTGAAAAAGCGCAATACATTGAAATTAAAAAAGAATTCGTAGGCAAGAAGCCTAAAACATCCTATAGCGTTACTGATCTGGGGCGTGCCGCTTTTAAAGAACATTTGAACAGCCTCGAAAAATTAATGAAATTCTAA
- a CDS encoding LytR/AlgR family response regulator transcription factor: MDNINVLIIEDTPAESDALVKVLTENNYNIVGIATSYSEALTLFYNNVIDIVVIDVFLNGNPDGITFAETITIVPNGIKPFVFLTSSKDRQIFERAKLTKPFSFLLKPFNELEILYALEMAVEKFYGQTNVFHSEDQNTVISNESLFIKKNKALKKVRIEDIVYIEVEDRYCNIITDVEKFVILISLTKIIQLLDETKFFQTHRNYIVNATKIEEIIVNDNLVILKGNHKITLSDKYKDFVKNFRILK, translated from the coding sequence ATGGATAATATTAATGTACTTATTATCGAAGACACTCCTGCGGAAAGTGATGCGCTTGTAAAAGTGCTTACCGAGAATAATTACAATATTGTTGGAATTGCAACATCCTACAGCGAAGCGCTGACGCTATTTTACAACAATGTGATTGATATTGTTGTGATCGATGTTTTTCTCAACGGAAATCCGGATGGAATTACTTTTGCCGAGACGATTACCATTGTTCCGAACGGTATAAAACCCTTTGTCTTTTTAACCAGTTCTAAGGATCGCCAAATTTTTGAAAGAGCCAAGTTGACCAAACCGTTTAGTTTTTTGCTAAAACCGTTCAATGAGCTCGAAATTTTGTATGCGCTGGAAATGGCTGTAGAGAAATTCTACGGACAGACCAATGTATTTCATAGTGAAGATCAGAATACAGTCATTAGCAATGAATCCCTTTTTATCAAAAAAAATAAGGCTTTAAAGAAAGTCCGCATTGAGGATATTGTCTACATTGAAGTAGAAGACCGGTATTGCAACATTATAACCGATGTTGAAAAATTTGTCATTCTAATTTCTTTAACTAAGATTATTCAGCTGTTAGATGAAACAAAGTTTTTTCAAACCCATCGCAACTACATCGTAAACGCGACAAAAATTGAAGAAATAATTGTAAATGACAATCTGGTTATCTTAAAAGGAAATCATAAAATCACCCTAAGTGATAAATACAAAGACTTCGTAAAAAACTTCCGCATCTTAAAGTAG